A genomic region of Vitreimonas flagellata contains the following coding sequences:
- a CDS encoding TolC family protein — protein MRLSAASVGIVMLIATASFDAAAQETERATFESEAMIAISTSPTLAAERARVRAVREALPQAWSEILPQVSVDASAIEQDSTEDEFTPAFTIREQPEYWIASVRASTLLFGSGRVLASTRQARAQIASAVALYQEAIQGAALEFTQAYAQTIFTREALLAQEELLTNLEEQVRFARANQREGFLTRTDVAQAEARAAQARADISRARARMIEATQFYARVVGHLPRELAPPPPLAGLPESLSDALARAEDDHPALVAAAAEVTAANAAVDLAAANGRLRLFLESSNSTFDAIGGSTDFNQEFESTVSVRVQVPLFSGGANRSRERQQRHVRDAARYGLLETQRRVNERVNVAWSDVEAARARVEASRIRLDAADLASRGARREQQFGQRSMIDVLNQEQERLSARVSMAEAERDLAISERALAAAVGTIAPLLGVEAVAHPRRERRREPVIVDNDDWW, from the coding sequence ATGCGTTTGTCTGCTGCGTCTGTTGGTATTGTTATGCTGATCGCCACTGCCTCGTTTGACGCGGCGGCGCAGGAGACCGAGCGGGCGACGTTCGAATCCGAGGCGATGATCGCGATTTCCACGAGTCCGACATTGGCCGCCGAGCGCGCGCGCGTCCGCGCCGTGCGTGAGGCGCTGCCCCAGGCGTGGTCAGAAATATTGCCGCAAGTTTCGGTCGATGCGAGCGCCATCGAGCAGGATAGCACGGAGGACGAATTCACGCCGGCCTTCACGATCCGAGAGCAACCGGAATATTGGATCGCATCGGTGCGCGCCTCGACGTTGCTGTTCGGGTCCGGGCGTGTGTTGGCGTCGACGCGCCAGGCGCGGGCGCAAATCGCATCGGCAGTGGCGCTTTATCAGGAAGCTATTCAAGGTGCGGCGCTTGAGTTCACTCAAGCCTATGCGCAGACGATCTTCACGCGTGAAGCGCTGCTCGCGCAGGAAGAGCTGCTGACGAACCTTGAAGAGCAGGTGCGCTTTGCCCGCGCCAACCAGCGAGAAGGTTTCTTGACGCGGACAGATGTCGCACAAGCGGAAGCGCGTGCGGCGCAGGCGCGCGCCGATATCTCGCGTGCGCGTGCGCGGATGATCGAGGCCACACAATTCTATGCCCGCGTTGTCGGGCATCTCCCCCGGGAGCTTGCGCCGCCGCCGCCGTTGGCGGGGTTGCCGGAGAGTTTGTCTGATGCGCTCGCACGTGCTGAGGATGATCACCCGGCGTTGGTGGCTGCGGCCGCGGAAGTAACCGCCGCCAACGCGGCGGTGGATCTCGCCGCGGCAAATGGACGGCTGAGGTTGTTCCTGGAATCGTCGAACTCGACCTTCGATGCGATTGGCGGCTCCACCGACTTCAATCAAGAGTTCGAAAGTACGGTGTCTGTGCGCGTACAGGTGCCGCTCTTCTCGGGCGGCGCCAATCGTTCGCGCGAGCGGCAGCAACGACACGTGCGTGACGCCGCGCGCTATGGGTTGCTCGAGACCCAACGGCGCGTGAATGAACGCGTGAATGTGGCCTGGTCCGACGTGGAGGCGGCGCGCGCGCGGGTGGAGGCGTCGCGTATAAGGCTTGATGCGGCGGACCTTGCAAGCCGTGGCGCGCGTCGCGAGCAGCAATTTGGTCAACGGTCCATGATTGATGTCTTGAACCAGGAGCAGGAGCGTTTGAGCGCGCGCGTTTCCATGGCGGAAGCAGAACGCGATCTCGCGATCTCAGAGCGTGCGCTCGCTGCGGCAGTGGGCACTATTGCGCCATTGCTCGGCGTTGAGGCGGTGGCGCATCCGCGTCGTGAGCGTCGGCGCGAACCGGTGATTGTGGACAATGACGATTGGTGGTGA
- a CDS encoding HlyD family type I secretion periplasmic adaptor subunit yields MKMEPPPTEFEALNDNPWREGRLGVVVLAVFFGVFGLWAAFAPLDAGVVAVGEVIVSGNRQVVQHREGGVISSVAVREGDHVEEDQILIELSAVELRAQERALAGQAIELEASRERLLAEAARATRVQRPASWANLPSEYVSLADAVLARHQDELRARRSAVRAQTGVQGQRQSQLSARIAGYREQVAAIDQQHALISEELQGLRTLAAEGFAAETRVRSVERTQSELAGRRAELQGLIEQSREGIGEAQMQSLSIREDRAQLIAQELRVTETQLAEVIPRLHAVRTQLESSRVRAPTSGVVVGLSFFNEGAVVGPGERILEIVPDEQDMIMSVRIRPIDADNVAVGQPVNVRLAAFEGRQMPYLRGEVSRVSADRFEDERSGAPYFVTEIRAPSSELERLTAAMGGDDLRLSPGLPVEVMIPLRKRTALQYLLEPLSQTVWRSFREN; encoded by the coding sequence ATGAAGATGGAGCCGCCACCTACCGAATTTGAGGCGCTCAACGACAATCCGTGGCGAGAGGGGCGCCTTGGTGTGGTCGTGCTTGCGGTGTTCTTCGGCGTGTTCGGACTTTGGGCGGCCTTTGCACCGCTGGATGCCGGCGTCGTGGCGGTGGGCGAAGTGATCGTTTCGGGCAATCGCCAGGTCGTGCAGCATCGCGAGGGCGGCGTGATCTCAAGCGTTGCTGTGCGTGAAGGGGATCACGTCGAAGAAGATCAGATTCTTATCGAACTCTCTGCGGTGGAACTGCGCGCACAGGAGCGCGCGCTCGCCGGGCAAGCGATTGAACTGGAGGCGTCTCGGGAGCGCTTGTTGGCGGAGGCGGCGCGCGCGACACGAGTGCAACGGCCTGCAAGTTGGGCGAATTTGCCGTCGGAATATGTCTCGTTGGCCGATGCCGTGTTGGCGCGCCATCAAGATGAGCTACGCGCCAGACGATCCGCCGTTCGCGCACAGACGGGCGTCCAAGGGCAACGCCAATCACAATTGAGCGCACGTATTGCCGGTTACCGCGAGCAGGTTGCCGCCATCGATCAGCAGCACGCGCTGATCAGCGAGGAGCTGCAGGGCTTGCGCACTTTGGCGGCGGAAGGGTTCGCTGCGGAGACGCGCGTGCGCAGTGTCGAACGCACGCAGTCCGAACTCGCTGGGCGTAGAGCGGAATTGCAGGGATTGATTGAGCAATCGCGCGAAGGCATCGGCGAGGCGCAAATGCAATCTCTCTCCATCCGAGAGGATCGCGCGCAATTGATCGCCCAAGAGCTGCGTGTGACCGAAACACAGCTCGCGGAAGTGATTCCGCGTCTCCATGCCGTGCGCACACAATTGGAATCTTCTCGGGTTCGCGCGCCAACCTCTGGCGTGGTGGTGGGACTTTCTTTCTTCAATGAAGGCGCGGTCGTGGGCCCGGGGGAGCGCATTCTGGAGATCGTTCCTGACGAACAAGATATGATCATGAGTGTGCGCATCAGACCGATCGACGCCGACAATGTCGCAGTGGGCCAGCCGGTCAATGTGCGCCTTGCCGCATTCGAAGGCCGGCAAATGCCCTATCTGCGAGGCGAGGTAAGCCGCGTCTCGGCCGACAGGTTCGAAGATGAGCGCAGCGGCGCGCCGTACTTCGTCACCGAAATCCGCGCACCGAGTTCTGAACTCGAGCGGCTCACGGCGGCGATGGGCGGCGACGATCTGCGACTTTCGCCTGGTCTGCCCGTCGAGGTCATGATTCCGCTGCGCAAACGCACAGCACTGCAATATCTACTGGAGCCGCTCAGTCAGACCGTGTGGCGGTCCTTCCGAGAGAATTAA
- a CDS encoding type I secretion system permease/ATPase, with amino-acid sequence MLSRAADFVRTRIGALRASIDRFFNLPPEQLETFSAAQMMSRGPQSLRTHVMLIVGFSAAINLLYLAPSLYMLQVYDRVIPTSGVLTLVLLSVVLIASLAVLALLDSIRSRLLARASVRVERLAADAVIEEGMRARRAGAQPEATSRDLDNLRTGITSPAAAGLLDLPWTPLFIIICFVIHFWIGVLAIVGAVIILLLALANERSSRDSISRLSSLAARFYSASDADLNAAETIHALGANSRFRHRRGKARADFVGAQTDVAITGAGYSSITKATRMLLQSAALGLGAFLAVQREISPGAIIAATILTARAFAPVEQIVGGWRQLGMAHTSYLALRKLFAAMPTSMARTPLPTPEGRLELEQISATAPDGRTLALQGVSLQIEPGEVVGVIGPSGAGKTALARVLANAATPRMGAVRLDGARYADWDEEALSRHIGYLPQRIDLFDGTIADNISSFVPRTPETSEAIGESVVAAAIEAGAHDLILRLPRGYETELGPSGSGISPGQAQRIALARALFGQPCVLVLDEPNSHLDQEGEAALAVAIQRVRARGGVVVVVAHRAGIIGIVDKLLVLRDGRVIEYGPRQSVLAKIQAAAAPKSAPVGARS; translated from the coding sequence TTGCTGTCGCGCGCGGCCGACTTCGTGCGCACGCGTATCGGTGCGCTGCGTGCGTCAATTGACCGGTTCTTTAATCTGCCGCCTGAGCAGCTCGAAACATTTTCCGCCGCGCAGATGATGAGCCGCGGACCGCAGAGTCTGCGTACGCATGTGATGTTGATCGTGGGCTTTAGCGCGGCGATCAATCTGCTGTATTTGGCGCCATCGCTCTACATGCTGCAGGTCTATGATCGCGTAATCCCAACGAGCGGGGTGCTAACGCTTGTTTTGCTAAGCGTGGTGCTAATCGCAAGTTTAGCGGTTTTGGCGCTGCTTGATTCTATTCGATCGCGACTCTTGGCGCGTGCTTCGGTTCGCGTCGAACGTCTCGCGGCGGACGCCGTGATTGAAGAGGGGATGCGCGCGCGCCGCGCGGGCGCACAGCCGGAAGCCACAAGCCGTGATCTGGACAATCTGCGCACGGGCATCACAAGCCCCGCGGCCGCGGGTTTGCTGGATCTGCCCTGGACGCCGCTCTTCATCATTATCTGTTTTGTGATCCATTTTTGGATCGGCGTGCTCGCCATCGTTGGCGCCGTTATCATTTTGCTGCTGGCGCTGGCGAACGAGCGAAGCTCACGTGACTCGATCTCTCGTTTGTCGAGCCTGGCTGCGCGTTTCTATTCGGCAAGCGATGCAGACTTGAACGCCGCTGAGACTATCCATGCGCTGGGCGCCAATTCTCGCTTTCGCCATCGTCGTGGAAAGGCGCGCGCCGATTTCGTCGGCGCTCAAACCGATGTCGCCATAACGGGTGCGGGATACTCGTCGATCACGAAGGCGACGCGCATGCTGCTGCAATCCGCCGCGTTGGGACTGGGCGCCTTTTTGGCGGTACAGCGGGAAATCTCACCTGGGGCCATTATCGCGGCGACCATCCTGACGGCGCGCGCGTTCGCGCCGGTTGAACAGATCGTGGGCGGCTGGCGACAATTGGGTATGGCGCACACCTCCTATCTCGCATTGCGGAAATTGTTTGCAGCCATGCCGACGTCAATGGCGCGTACGCCGTTGCCGACCCCGGAAGGGCGACTCGAGCTTGAGCAAATCTCAGCGACCGCCCCGGATGGACGCACATTGGCGCTGCAAGGCGTGTCCTTGCAGATCGAGCCGGGTGAGGTTGTTGGCGTCATCGGTCCCAGCGGCGCCGGCAAGACAGCGCTTGCGCGCGTGCTTGCGAATGCGGCGACGCCCCGAATGGGCGCGGTGCGATTGGATGGCGCACGGTATGCGGACTGGGATGAAGAGGCTCTGTCTCGCCACATCGGTTATCTGCCGCAGCGCATCGATTTGTTCGACGGCACGATCGCTGACAACATCTCGTCCTTCGTGCCGAGAACGCCTGAGACAAGCGAAGCGATCGGCGAAAGTGTCGTGGCGGCTGCGATCGAGGCTGGCGCGCACGATCTCATCTTGCGCTTGCCGCGCGGCTACGAAACCGAACTGGGGCCGTCAGGCTCGGGCATTTCACCCGGTCAGGCGCAACGTATAGCGCTGGCGCGCGCGCTTTTCGGCCAGCCCTGCGTGCTCGTGCTGGATGAGCCGAATTCGCACTTGGACCAAGAGGGCGAGGCCGCGTTGGCCGTAGCGATCCAGCGCGTACGCGCACGTGGCGGCGTTGTTGTGGTGGTGGCCCATCGAGCCGGCATCATCGGTATCGTTGACAAATTGCTGGTGCTTCGAGACGGGCGTGTCATCGAGTATGGACCGCGACAATCCGTGCTTGCCAAGATCCAAGCAGCGGCCGCGCCTAAGTCTGCACCTGTTGGGGCGCGTTCATGA
- a CDS encoding beta strand repeat-containing protein yields the protein MVSGLGTDRLEGFIGFDWVSYQNNTEFGAVADMEIRVFGQPPLPGDPGATLDRFDMVEALSGSQLDDVLRGDDRVADPLTEPELTLTGHELNAEGIARIDGLAELLGQLGAGANGVVGDADDMFTGGNIILGGGGSDMIEGRGGNDVLDGDAYLQVAIGVDRNNDGDFNDANERVTSMKTIQNEMLAGTLKVSQLGIVREILTSATPDIDTAVFTGNRADYFIEGQDTFEGISDQDGDGFIQVIHLQRDGAGVIVPGAVGIDGFDYLRNIERMQFNDTVVQLGDIANEGPVGVPLINDTTPAEGQLLTVDVSGVTDPDNIATGGVITGLSSITWQADGGDGAWQDIMVVGGANGNEGPVPATGPTFRVTQLEAGAQLRVRFNYIDENGVLETVFSAPTASVTPLNDAPVGALVISDTTPTEGDILTANVAFIDPDGTDGAVFTFQWQQQLANGTWQDIAGANLQQFLVAAAQIGRPLRAIVTYTDDFGTTETVTSAATDAVGDFITGTNGANVITGTAFADRILGLNGADTLNGAAGGDVLEGGAGGDILNGGAGADVLLGEAGGDSLNGDADNDTLNGGAGNDNINGGGGDDLIQYTIGDGTDTVNGAAGNDTLAITGTTGDDVLDVRFNGTRLVTVEDGNVTNVEVVNANLLAGSDTLNYSTTLAAVAVAVNLTTGVASGFTTIAGIENVTGGLGNDNIVGNAGANILTGLNGADTIDGAGGDDILVASTGDGNDTYVGGLGVDFYSLANTTAGAVVNVSTGSATSAQTGTDSLSGIEGIIGSFGADNITGDTNANIIDGGDSADVINGGAGNDTLSGGAGNGDVVNGGAGNDLIIYNFGDGTDSSYDGGADVDTLRINGTTAANTLTAVWNGARLTNANGTTLINIEAVNADLLGGVDRLDYTGTGAGNGVTVDLGAGSASGFSAIAGIENVTGGAGNDSILGDGGANDLDGAGGSDTLNGGGGNDNLNGGGGSDTLIGGLGNDDLNGGAGNDTFVFSGAFGADRITGFDENPTGGQDLLDISALGVTAANFAASVTIVQQGADVLVTINGQTITLLGETVANITASDFLLAP from the coding sequence ATGGTGTCCGGCCTCGGCACTGACCGCCTCGAAGGCTTCATCGGGTTCGATTGGGTCAGCTATCAGAACAACACCGAGTTTGGCGCTGTCGCTGACATGGAAATCCGTGTGTTTGGCCAGCCGCCATTGCCGGGCGATCCGGGCGCCACGCTCGATCGCTTCGACATGGTTGAAGCGTTGTCAGGATCGCAACTCGACGACGTACTTCGTGGCGATGATCGTGTAGCCGACCCGCTCACCGAACCTGAGCTCACGCTGACCGGCCATGAACTCAATGCAGAGGGCATCGCGCGTATTGATGGTTTGGCTGAATTGCTTGGTCAACTTGGCGCTGGCGCGAACGGAGTAGTGGGCGACGCCGACGACATGTTCACCGGCGGCAACATCATCCTGGGCGGCGGCGGATCGGATATGATCGAGGGCCGCGGCGGCAACGACGTTCTGGATGGCGACGCCTACTTGCAGGTGGCCATCGGTGTCGATCGCAACAATGATGGCGACTTCAATGACGCAAACGAGCGCGTCACGAGCATGAAGACGATCCAAAATGAGATGCTCGCCGGTACGCTCAAGGTGAGCCAGCTTGGGATCGTGCGTGAGATATTGACCTCAGCGACACCCGACATCGACACGGCTGTGTTCACGGGCAATCGCGCGGACTATTTTATCGAAGGCCAAGACACCTTCGAGGGGATCAGCGATCAAGACGGCGATGGTTTCATTCAAGTGATCCATCTGCAGCGTGACGGCGCGGGTGTCATCGTACCGGGCGCCGTGGGCATTGATGGCTTCGACTACCTGCGCAACATCGAGCGCATGCAGTTCAACGACACCGTCGTTCAACTGGGCGATATTGCAAATGAGGGTCCCGTTGGCGTACCGCTGATCAACGACACAACGCCTGCTGAAGGCCAATTGCTGACAGTTGATGTTTCGGGCGTCACGGATCCGGACAATATCGCGACCGGAGGCGTGATCACGGGGCTCTCCTCGATCACCTGGCAGGCCGATGGCGGCGATGGCGCCTGGCAAGACATCATGGTTGTTGGCGGCGCCAACGGCAATGAAGGCCCAGTGCCGGCAACCGGGCCGACGTTCCGCGTGACCCAATTGGAAGCTGGCGCGCAACTGCGCGTCCGCTTCAACTACATCGACGAGAACGGCGTGCTGGAGACGGTGTTCTCGGCGCCGACGGCGTCGGTGACGCCGCTCAATGACGCACCGGTGGGGGCGCTGGTGATCAGCGATACGACGCCGACAGAGGGAGATATCCTCACGGCCAATGTGGCGTTTATCGATCCGGACGGCACGGACGGCGCGGTATTCACGTTCCAGTGGCAACAGCAATTGGCGAATGGCACATGGCAAGACATCGCCGGCGCCAATCTGCAGCAATTCCTTGTTGCGGCGGCGCAGATTGGTCGCCCGTTGCGCGCCATCGTTACCTACACTGATGATTTCGGCACGACAGAAACGGTGACCTCGGCGGCAACCGACGCCGTCGGCGATTTCATCACCGGCACCAATGGCGCCAATGTCATCACGGGTACGGCGTTCGCCGATCGTATCCTCGGTCTAAACGGCGCTGACACACTCAACGGCGCAGCTGGTGGGGATGTGCTTGAAGGCGGCGCTGGCGGCGACATTCTGAACGGCGGCGCGGGTGCGGACGTTCTCCTGGGAGAAGCCGGCGGCGACTCGCTCAACGGCGACGCTGATAACGACACGCTCAATGGCGGCGCCGGCAATGACAACATCAATGGCGGCGGCGGCGACGACCTGATCCAGTACACGATTGGCGACGGCACAGACACCGTGAACGGCGCGGCAGGCAACGATACATTGGCGATCACCGGCACGACCGGCGACGACGTGCTCGACGTCCGCTTCAATGGCACGCGTCTTGTCACCGTTGAGGACGGCAACGTCACCAACGTCGAGGTGGTCAACGCCAATCTGCTCGCGGGCAGCGATACGTTGAATTATTCAACAACGCTCGCGGCTGTGGCTGTTGCGGTCAATCTGACAACTGGCGTGGCGTCCGGTTTCACCACAATCGCTGGCATTGAGAACGTGACCGGCGGGTTGGGTAACGACAACATTGTCGGCAACGCTGGAGCGAACATCCTTACCGGTCTCAATGGGGCCGACACGATCGATGGCGCCGGCGGTGATGACATTCTCGTTGCCTCAACGGGTGACGGCAATGACACCTATGTTGGCGGCCTTGGCGTTGACTTCTACAGCCTAGCGAACACGACAGCCGGCGCGGTGGTTAACGTGTCGACCGGCTCGGCGACGAGTGCGCAGACAGGCACGGACTCGCTGTCGGGCATTGAGGGCATTATCGGCTCATTCGGCGCCGATAACATTACCGGGGACACCAATGCGAACATCATCGATGGCGGCGATTCTGCCGATGTCATCAATGGCGGCGCAGGCAATGACACGCTCTCGGGCGGTGCAGGCAACGGCGATGTCGTCAATGGCGGCGCGGGCAACGATCTCATCATCTACAATTTCGGTGATGGGACAGACAGCTCGTACGATGGCGGCGCCGATGTAGATACATTGCGCATAAACGGCACGACCGCTGCGAATACGCTGACGGCCGTGTGGAATGGCGCACGTCTCACCAACGCCAACGGCACGACGCTGATCAATATCGAAGCGGTAAATGCCGATCTGCTCGGCGGGGTCGATCGCCTCGACTACACCGGCACGGGCGCTGGCAACGGCGTCACGGTCGATCTGGGCGCCGGTTCGGCCTCCGGCTTCAGCGCCATTGCCGGCATTGAGAACGTAACCGGCGGCGCCGGGAACGACTCAATTCTGGGCGACGGCGGCGCCAACGACCTCGATGGCGCCGGCGGTTCGGATACCTTGAATGGCGGCGGCGGCAACGACAACCTCAATGGCGGTGGCGGCAGCGATACGCTCATTGGCGGTTTGGGCAACGACGATCTGAATGGCGGCGCTGGCAACGATACGTTCGTCTTCAGCGGCGCGTTCGGAGCCGATCGGATCACCGGGTTCGACGAAAATCCAACTGGTGGTCAGGATCTGTTGGACATCAGCGCCTTGGGCGTCACCGCGGCGAATTTCGCTGCCTCGGTGACGATCGTCCAGCAAGGGGCGGACGTTCTTGTCACGATCAACGGCCAAACCATTACGCTGCTGGGAGAGACCGTAGCCAACATTACGGCTTCGGATTTCTTGCTCGCGCCGTAA